Part of the Scomber japonicus isolate fScoJap1 chromosome 2, fScoJap1.pri, whole genome shotgun sequence genome, GCGATGATTTTCCTAACTGTCACCGGCTGTTGTGTCACCCCGACAAGTGGCAAGGACGGGTCCGAGGAGACCGTCATCATCGGACTCCGGCTGGAGGACACGGACGACATTTCCTTCATGGATAGGGGCTACCTGCGGGTGAGTGAGCGCTCCCGGGTGAAATTAAGGGTGTACGGGCAGAACATCAACAACGAGACCTGGTCCAAAATTGCTTTTACGGAACATGAGCGGAGCCGGGCGGTAGGCAGCCTTGACAGCTCCTCGGGGGATAACCAGAGCCAAGAGGACTCGTCCGGCTTGCATCCCTGCGGTATTAGGACTTCGGATATAATTATATTGCCCAACATCATCCTGAATCGAAAGACGTCCGGAATAGTTGAAATCGAGGTCAAACCTCTGCGAAAGACGGAGAGGAGTAAAGCGTATTACCTCTGCATCGCCACCTCCACACCGGCCGTGGCCGGGATGCACGACCCTTGGACGGAGAACACCTGGATCTACCATGACGGAGATGACACCAACGTGATAgtggtggaggagaagaagtttCTGCTGCCTTTCTGGCTCCAGGTCATCTTCATCTCCATGCTGCTGTGCTTGTCGGGTATGTTCAGTGGGTTGAACCTGGGGCTCATGGCTCTGGACCCCATGGAGCTCCAGATAGTCCAGAACTGCGGCACGGAAAGGGAGAAGAATTACGCCAAAAAAATCGAGCCGGTGCGCAGCCAAGGGAATTATTTACTGTGCTCGCTTCTGCTCGGGAACGTGCTGGTGAACACCACGCTGACCATCCTGCTGGATGATATAGCCGGGTCGGGGTTGATCGCCGTGGTCATGTCCACCATTGGAATAGTGATTTTTGGGGAGATCGTGCCCCAGGCCATCTGTTCCAGACACGGCCTCGCAGTAGGAGCCAACACCATCTTCCTCACTAAGTTCTTCATGCTGCTCACCTTCCCAGCTTCCTACCCGGTGAGTAAGCTGCTGGACTACCTGCTCGGACAGGAGATAGGAACCGTGTACAACCGGGAGAAGCTTCTGGAGATGCTGCGCGTCACGGACCCCTACAACGACCTGGTGAAGGAGGAGCTGAACATCATCCAGGGCGCGCTGGAGCTCAGGACTAAGACAGTGGAGGACGTGATGACGCCGCTGAGAGATTGCTTCATGATCCCCGGGGATGCCATCCTGGACTTCAACACCATGTCCGAGATCATGAAGAGCGGCTACACGCGCATCCCAGTCTTCGAAGGCGAGAGATCCAACATAGTGGATCAGCTGTTCGTCAAGGACCTGGCGTTTGTGGACCCGGATGATTGCACCCCGCTCAAAACCATCACAAAGTTTTACAGCCACCCGTTGCATTTTGTGTTCAATGACACCAAGCTGGACGCAATGCTGGAGGAGTTTAAAAAAGGTGAGATAGTCAGACAGACTGCTGACACATTTTAACTATTAGTGGGaactgtttttttgtcttgtagTTGATTCACACCAACCCATCCAAACCTAAACATGACTTTATCTATTACTGATTTCAATCAATTCATGACAATCAGTCCATAGATGAAGGTGTCAGATAGTTTAAATCTCTCTTAACCCCTCAAATGACCATTGCACAAGCAGGTTAACCCTTCACCtgtcctccccctcccctccctgacATGAGGAAGGATACACAGGTGAGCTGTGTTATAGTATatttactgatactgatactactGTTTATCCCCTCAGTCTGATGCTCTCAACATTTAAAGTTCAAGTTGTTATTTTGGTGAAATTCAAAAATGTTTAGAACCTGATTTtcaggaatgaaaggaggaggaggaggaggaggaggaggagaattcTCATCCTCATCAAGATTTcacaagaaggaggaaaaaaaagaagtaggaggaagaggaggaggaggatggggttGTTTTGGCACTTCTTATCTTGTTTGCCTCATAAAGCAGTGAAGCAGCCACATCAGTAGTGAGGTGCACTTGCCACATCCTTGCTGGTCACTTCCTGTAactggggaggaggaggaggaggaggaggaggaggaggtgtcgTTATCTTTCTCCATCGCTTCCATTCAGTGTTAATGTtcacacgctctctctctctttctctccccctgcTCTCTTGTCTTGCTTTCCTCCTCTCAACCTTTCTTactcttttccctctctctctctctctctctctctctctctctctctctctaatttgTGAATGCATTAGGACATGTGGGAATGGTGCAACAGCAGTGCTAAGGTTATCAGGTGGGGGCATCTTGTTTGAGAACCTGCTTAAATCCCTTCTCTTACCTCTCGTGTGCTCGCCTCTGAGTGATGGTGGCGATAACTCCTTTTGTCCAGCCCTGGAATGCAGTCGTGTGGATAATGAATAACAGCCTCTAACACCCTCAAGCCCCcccatgtgttgtgtgtgtgtgtgtgtgtgtgtttatgcgcATGGCGTTTGAGAAAGATGTTTACCTCACCCACAGTTTACCTGTTGTTTTGcatacgcccccccccccccccctctctctgtgttgtcACCTCTAAGTTATTCCTGGTAGTGTTTGAAGATTCGGTAAGTCCGTACTTCTATTTATCCCCCAAATCCACAGCAGTGTGGGAGTGACCCTGTGTAAAATGGGCACGCCTGGTCAGCAACTGGTTTATCAATATTTCAATTGCAGGGGGAGAGGGTGGAGGctgggtggtgggggggggggattgatGCATTGTGTGCTCATTAGAATATTCACTTTACTTTAAGAGGATTAATTGGGtaagaacaacaaaacaaatcattgaGCTCCATTACCAGAAATTAGGTGAAGCTCTCCATGCCAAATTAGCATTACATAATATACTagttgggggggcggggggggggggtacgtGTGGgggggtttgtttgttttcatcaaaGCTGACTATTTACAGACATgcgctagcagcagaaagcatACTTCAATTCCTTTGAGCTTATTTTCTGAGTAAAGCTAGTACAACTGATGATTTGTTACAGGATGGAGCTATCATCACACTGAGCTacattattacagtaatatcaTTACACTATATGATCCCAGCAGCGTCTCTCAAGTCTGTCGTGTTAAAGTCGACTGCGAACATCAGATGGTTGAGATGCTCTTTTCTTAagtgttaaaacagtttgttttttttagatttgtgtGTACCGGTGAGTTTGGAGTGTAAGCGctaaatttaaaaatggcgTGAAAATTggtgaaaagtaaaaaataaatgtgtcagcAAGCAGACATCCAAGCATCTAAAAATCAAAAACCACCGGATGCAAAATGATCTTCAGTGCAGTTTCACACAGACaggtatataaataaataaagaagcaCTTGTTACTGGAAGTAGTGAGATCTGTGATTTTGGAAGCCAATGCAGGAACAGTACTACATCTTCACCATTTGGTTTAACCACAAAACAGCAACACCTGTCTTAGTTATAtggttttggtgtgtgtgtgtgtgtgtgtgtgtgtgtgtgtgtgtgtgtgtgtgtgtgtgtgtgtgtgtgttcttggtGCAGAGAGTCACATCACTTCTGCAACCAAAACACCTGCTAACACTCCTGCTTGTGATATGTATGTTAGTGGAGTCTTTGCATAGGATGAAGTCAGTGTAACACTATGTCAGAATTAATGGGAAACTTTTCTGATTGTCAACCAGTATCATTACAGTTTGGGTAGTTTATTTAAATCTATATGTTGCCTGCACACAGAGTTCCCCACACATTTGTCGGCAATCATCTGCCAAGTGACACAAGTGATGTTACACTAGCGATAGAGAAAAGTAGATATTAAAGTATCATACTGCTAAAGACTTTCAATTATCAATATAATGGAAGAAAACTAGTTTTGTGTTACAAGATCAACTATTGCGCCGTTTAATCAGAGTCAGCTACAGTTACAGTTTATCAGGCTGAATATAATGCTCTGTAATAAGCAAAAACAGTCTGGAGGAGGAAGCAAGAGGAGCTGTAACAGCATCAGTCGGGACAGAGGTGTTGCAGACAGGAAAGCCGGTGAGGATGGTCAGGGAGGATGGAGACGGACTGGAAACTCTGTACTGCAGCTAACTTTGTGGTGTTATTTTAAACCTGACAACATTTGGACAGAACAGCACACCAGCAACTGTGTTACACGTAACTTGTGAGTAAGTTTGAGCACAGTCCAGTCCAGGCTCAAAACAATGGTTATTGTTAGAAACACTGGTACTATATTAACAGAATGATGAGGAAAAACATTTGACAGAAGCCTCAGTAAACATATTTCACTATTCAATGTGTCTTCACTAACTTGGTTGTAAACGTGCCATTGGTAGCTGACTGGAAGCTCATTGGAGGAGACACATTCATTGCATTCTGCTTGTTGTAGGACTCCATCTTTAAGAGTGATATGGAGGATCTGCAGGCTAAATAATTGCACATCTCTATTTCACAGGTGGcctagtttttaaaaaatcatcatattcacagtggggtattttccttttaaagaCAACACATCTGTGTTTGAAATAGTTAACAATTATTATACTGCACGTGTTACCagatgtatttctttttctatAATAATGTTTTAGAATCAGATTAATATGAAATCAGATCAGAATTTTTTACTTATGATTTCTCCTATCAGTTTTATAAAATCTATAGAGTGTAACACGGTGTCCAAGTTAAAATCGACTGATACCTcaaaatgttacaatgttgGAAACAGTTTCTATTATTGGCTCTAGTGCATGTGTTTACTCAAGTTATTGGTATTCTATGAATGACCTTCCACATTATGTTACCTGTGCACTTCATCATATAGGTCCAGTTCTGAAGCATAGCGCGTCTGGGACTGGCCGAGCGCCAGAGGGAATTCGCCTCTTCAGCCTCTCATGGAAGTCATAAGGAACAGTTGTAGGGAGGGCTGCAGGGTCAGAGTTTCCCGTCAATCTGGCTCTGTTCACAGCGCACACtcagttcaaagtgctttgtATTATAAGTCATTGTTAATTAATTTGATGCCGCTTGTGGAGCTGC contains:
- the cnnm2b gene encoding metal transporter CNNM2 isoform X1, encoding MVINMAEPLSQAPTAAKMASLNRVRALAMIFLTVTGCCVTPTSGKDGSEETVIIGLRLEDTDDISFMDRGYLRVSERSRVKLRVYGQNINNETWSKIAFTEHERSRAVGSLDSSSGDNQSQEDSSGLHPCGIRTSDIIILPNIILNRKTSGIVEIEVKPLRKTERSKAYYLCIATSTPAVAGMHDPWTENTWIYHDGDDTNVIVVEEKKFLLPFWLQVIFISMLLCLSGMFSGLNLGLMALDPMELQIVQNCGTEREKNYAKKIEPVRSQGNYLLCSLLLGNVLVNTTLTILLDDIAGSGLIAVVMSTIGIVIFGEIVPQAICSRHGLAVGANTIFLTKFFMLLTFPASYPVSKLLDYLLGQEIGTVYNREKLLEMLRVTDPYNDLVKEELNIIQGALELRTKTVEDVMTPLRDCFMIPGDAILDFNTMSEIMKSGYTRIPVFEGERSNIVDQLFVKDLAFVDPDDCTPLKTITKFYSHPLHFVFNDTKLDAMLEEFKKGKSHLAIVQRVNNEGEGDPFYEVLGIVTLEDVIEEIIKSEILDETDLYTDNKTKKKITHRERKQDFSAFKPTDNEMKVKISPQLLLATLRFLATEVEPFAPVQMSERILLRLLKHPSVIQELKYDEKNKRAAEHYLFHRNKPVDYFILILQGKVEVEAGKEGMKFEAGPFSFYGMMALTASPVPLSLSRTFVVSRAESLAGSPENKSPPRPFGLNHSDSLNRSDRIDAITPTLGSSNNQLNSFLQIYVPDYSVRARSDLQYIKVTRQQYQNAVMASRMDKTPQSTDSEFTKIELTLTELHDGVETPTVVTTTASTTSTTPAVAIAVANETSHLLNQQQNCVGLSRSNHSAHNEGPI
- the cnnm2b gene encoding metal transporter CNNM2 isoform X3, with amino-acid sequence MAEPLSQAPTAAKMASLNRVRALAMIFLTVTGCCVTPTSGKDGSEETVIIGLRLEDTDDISFMDRGYLRVSERSRVKLRVYGQNINNETWSKIAFTEHERSRAVGSLDSSSGDNQSQEDSSGLHPCGIRTSDIIILPNIILNRKTSGIVEIEVKPLRKTERSKAYYLCIATSTPAVAGMHDPWTENTWIYHDGDDTNVIVVEEKKFLLPFWLQVIFISMLLCLSGMFSGLNLGLMALDPMELQIVQNCGTEREKNYAKKIEPVRSQGNYLLCSLLLGNVLVNTTLTILLDDIAGSGLIAVVMSTIGIVIFGEIVPQAICSRHGLAVGANTIFLTKFFMLLTFPASYPVSKLLDYLLGQEIGTVYNREKLLEMLRVTDPYNDLVKEELNIIQGALELRTKTVEDVMTPLRDCFMIPGDAILDFNTMSEIMKSGYTRIPVFEGERSNIVDQLFVKDLAFVDPDDCTPLKTITKFYSHPLHFVFNDTKLDAMLEEFKKGKSHLAIVQRVNNEGEGDPFYEVLGIVTLEDVIEEIIKSEILDETDLYTDNKTKKKITHRERKQDFSAFKPTDNEMKVKISPQLLLATLRFLATEVEPFAPVQMSERILLRLLKHPSVIQELKYDEKNKRAAEHYLFHRNKPVDYFILILQGKVEVEAGKEGMKFEAGPFSFYGMMALNVPLAENKSPPRPFGLNHSDSLNRSDRIDAITPTLGSSNNQLNSFLQIYVPDYSVRARSDLQYIKVTRQQYQNAVMASRMDKTPQSTDSEFTKIELTLTELHDGVETPTVVTTTASTTSTTPAVAIAVANETSHLLNQQQNCVGLSRSNHSAHNEGPI
- the cnnm2b gene encoding metal transporter CNNM2 isoform X2, producing the protein MAEPLSQAPTAAKMASLNRVRALAMIFLTVTGCCVTPTSGKDGSEETVIIGLRLEDTDDISFMDRGYLRVSERSRVKLRVYGQNINNETWSKIAFTEHERSRAVGSLDSSSGDNQSQEDSSGLHPCGIRTSDIIILPNIILNRKTSGIVEIEVKPLRKTERSKAYYLCIATSTPAVAGMHDPWTENTWIYHDGDDTNVIVVEEKKFLLPFWLQVIFISMLLCLSGMFSGLNLGLMALDPMELQIVQNCGTEREKNYAKKIEPVRSQGNYLLCSLLLGNVLVNTTLTILLDDIAGSGLIAVVMSTIGIVIFGEIVPQAICSRHGLAVGANTIFLTKFFMLLTFPASYPVSKLLDYLLGQEIGTVYNREKLLEMLRVTDPYNDLVKEELNIIQGALELRTKTVEDVMTPLRDCFMIPGDAILDFNTMSEIMKSGYTRIPVFEGERSNIVDQLFVKDLAFVDPDDCTPLKTITKFYSHPLHFVFNDTKLDAMLEEFKKGKSHLAIVQRVNNEGEGDPFYEVLGIVTLEDVIEEIIKSEILDETDLYTDNKTKKKITHRERKQDFSAFKPTDNEMKVKISPQLLLATLRFLATEVEPFAPVQMSERILLRLLKHPSVIQELKYDEKNKRAAEHYLFHRNKPVDYFILILQGKVEVEAGKEGMKFEAGPFSFYGMMALTASPGEISNSHRHLLSRSFMCFNHVPLAENKSPPRPFGLNHSDSLNRSDRIDAITPTLGSSNNQLNSFLQIYVPDYSVRARSDLQYIKVTRQQYQNAVMASRMDKTPQSTDSEFTKIELTLTELHDGVETPTVVTTTASTTSTTPAVAIAVANETSHLLNQQQNCVGLSRSNHSAHNEGPI
- the cnnm2b gene encoding metal transporter CNNM2 isoform X7 gives rise to the protein MAEPLSQAPTAAKMASLNRVRALAMIFLTVTGCCVTPTSGKDGSEETVIIGLRLEDTDDISFMDRGYLRVSERSRVKLRVYGQNINNETWSKIAFTEHERSRAVGSLDSSSGDNQSQEDSSGLHPCGIRTSDIIILPNIILNRKTSGIVEIEVKPLRKTERSKAYYLCIATSTPAVAGMHDPWTENTWIYHDGDDTNVIVVEEKKFLLPFWLQVIFISMLLCLSGMFSGLNLGLMALDPMELQIVQNCGTEREKNYAKKIEPVRSQGNYLLCSLLLGNVLVNTTLTILLDDIAGSGLIAVVMSTIGIVIFGEIVPQAICSRHGLAVGANTIFLTKFFMLLTFPASYPVSKLLDYLLGQEIGTVYNREKLLEMLRVTDPYNDLVKEELNIIQGALELRTKTVEDVMTPLRDCFMIPGDAILDFNTMSEIMKSGYTRIPVFEGERSNIVDQLFVKDLAFVDPDDCTPLKTITKFYSHPLHFVFNDTKLDAMLEEFKKGKSHLAIVQRVNNEGEGDPFYEVLGIVTLEDVIEEIIKSEILDETDLYTDNKTKKKITHRERKQDFSAFKPTDNEMKVKISPQLLLATLRFLATEVEPFAPVQMSERILLRLLKHPSVIQELKYDEKNKRAAEHYLFHRNKPVDYFILILQGKVEVEAGKEGMKFEAGPFSFYGMMALTASPVPLSLSRTFVVSRAESLAGSPGTNKSPPRPFGLNHSDSLNRSDRIDAITPTLGSSNNQLNSFLQIYVPDYSVRARSDLQYIKVTRQQYQNAVMASRMDKTPQSTDSEFTKIELTLTELHDAVANETSHLLNQQQNCVGLSRSNHSAHNEGPI
- the cnnm2b gene encoding metal transporter CNNM2 isoform X4 gives rise to the protein MAEPLSQAPTAAKMASLNRVRALAMIFLTVTGCCVTPTSGKDGSEETVIIGLRLEDTDDISFMDRGYLRVSERSRVKLRVYGQNINNETWSKIAFTEHERSRAVGSLDSSSGDNQSQEDSSGLHPCGIRTSDIIILPNIILNRKTSGIVEIEVKPLRKTERSKAYYLCIATSTPAVAGMHDPWTENTWIYHDGDDTNVIVVEEKKFLLPFWLQVIFISMLLCLSGMFSGLNLGLMALDPMELQIVQNCGTEREKNYAKKIEPVRSQGNYLLCSLLLGNVLVNTTLTILLDDIAGSGLIAVVMSTIGIVIFGEIVPQAICSRHGLAVGANTIFLTKFFMLLTFPASYPVSKLLDYLLGQEIGTVYNREKLLEMLRVTDPYNDLVKEELNIIQGALELRTKTVEDVMTPLRDCFMIPGDAILDFNTMSEIMKSGYTRIPVFEGERSNIVDQLFVKDLAFVDPDDCTPLKTITKFYSHPLHFVFNDTKLDAMLEEFKKGKSHLAIVQRVNNEGEGDPFYEVLGIVTLEDVIEEIIKSEILDETDLYTDNKTKKKITHRERKQDFSAFKPTDNEMKVKISPQLLLATLRFLATEVEPFAPVQMSERILLRLLKHPSVIQELKYDEKNKRAAEHYLFHRNKPVDYFILILQGKVEVEAGKEGMKFEAGPFSFYGMMALTASPENKSPPRPFGLNHSDSLNRSDRIDAITPTLGSSNNQLNSFLQIYVPDYSVRARSDLQYIKVTRQQYQNAVMASRMDKTPQSTDSEFTKIELTLTELHDGVETPTVVTTTASTTSTTPAVAIAVANETSHLLNQQQNCVGLSRSNHSAHNEGPI
- the cnnm2b gene encoding metal transporter CNNM2 isoform X8 — protein: MAEPLSQAPTAAKMASLNRVRALAMIFLTVTGCCVTPTSGKDGSEETVIIGLRLEDTDDISFMDRGYLRVSERSRVKLRVYGQNINNETWSKIAFTEHERSRAVGSLDSSSGDNQSQEDSSGLHPCGIRTSDIIILPNIILNRKTSGIVEIEVKPLRKTERSKAYYLCIATSTPAVAGMHDPWTENTWIYHDGDDTNVIVVEEKKFLLPFWLQVIFISMLLCLSGMFSGLNLGLMALDPMELQIVQNCGTEREKNYAKKIEPVRSQGNYLLCSLLLGNVLVNTTLTILLDDIAGSGLIAVVMSTIGIVIFGEIVPQAICSRHGLAVGANTIFLTKFFMLLTFPASYPVSKLLDYLLGQEIGTVYNREKLLEMLRVTDPYNDLVKEELNIIQGALELRTKTVEDVMTPLRDCFMIPGDAILDFNTMSEIMKSGYTRIPVFEGERSNIVDQLFVKDLAFVDPDDCTPLKTITKFYSHPLHFVFNDTKLDAMLEEFKKGKSHLAIVQRVNNEGEGDPFYEVLGIVTLEDVIEEIIKSEILDETDLYTDNKTKKKITHRERKQDFSAFKPTDNEMKVKISPQLLLATLRFLATEVEPFAPVQMSERILLRLLKHPSVIQELKYDEKNKRAAEHYLFHRNKPVDYFILILQGKVEVEAGKEGMKFEAGPFSFYGMMALTASPGEISNKNKSPPRPFGLNHSDSLNRSDRIDAITPTLGSSNNQLNSFLQIYVPDYSVRARSDLQYIKVTRQQYQNAVMASRMDKTPQSTDSEFTKIELTLTELHDAVANETSHLLNQQQNCVGLSRSNHSAHNEGPI
- the cnnm2b gene encoding metal transporter CNNM2 isoform X6: MAEPLSQAPTAAKMASLNRVRALAMIFLTVTGCCVTPTSGKDGSEETVIIGLRLEDTDDISFMDRGYLRVSERSRVKLRVYGQNINNETWSKIAFTEHERSRAVGSLDSSSGDNQSQEDSSGLHPCGIRTSDIIILPNIILNRKTSGIVEIEVKPLRKTERSKAYYLCIATSTPAVAGMHDPWTENTWIYHDGDDTNVIVVEEKKFLLPFWLQVIFISMLLCLSGMFSGLNLGLMALDPMELQIVQNCGTEREKNYAKKIEPVRSQGNYLLCSLLLGNVLVNTTLTILLDDIAGSGLIAVVMSTIGIVIFGEIVPQAICSRHGLAVGANTIFLTKFFMLLTFPASYPVSKLLDYLLGQEIGTVYNREKLLEMLRVTDPYNDLVKEELNIIQGALELRTKTVEDVMTPLRDCFMIPGDAILDFNTMSEIMKSGYTRIPVFEGERSNIVDQLFVKDLAFVDPDDCTPLKTITKFYSHPLHFVFNDTKLDAMLEEFKKGKSHLAIVQRVNNEGEGDPFYEVLGIVTLEDVIEEIIKSEILDETDLYTDNKTKKKITHRERKQDFSAFKPTDNEMKVKISPQLLLATLRFLATGKWTPFAPVQMSERILLRLLKHPSVIQELKYDEKNKRAAEHYLFHRNKPVDYFILILQGKVEVEAGKEGMKFEAGPFSFYGMMALTASPVPLSLSRTFVVSRAESLAGSPGTNKSPPRPFGLNHSDSLNRSDRIDAITPTLGSSNNQLNSFLQIYVPDYSVRARSDLQYIKVTRQQYQNAVMASRMDKTPQSTDSEFTKIELTLTELHDAVANETSHLLNQQQNCVGLSRSNHSAHNEGPI
- the cnnm2b gene encoding metal transporter CNNM2 isoform X9, encoding MAEPLSQAPTAAKMASLNRVRALAMIFLTVTGCCVTPTSGKDGSEETVIIGLRLEDTDDISFMDRGYLRVSERSRVKLRVYGQNINNETWSKIAFTEHERSRAVGSLDSSSGDNQSQEDSSGLHPCGIRTSDIIILPNIILNRKTSGIVEIEVKPLRKTERSKAYYLCIATSTPAVAGMHDPWTENTWIYHDGDDTNVIVVEEKKFLLPFWLQVIFISMLLCLSGMFSGLNLGLMALDPMELQIVQNCGTEREKNYAKKIEPVRSQGNYLLCSLLLGNVLVNTTLTILLDDIAGSGLIAVVMSTIGIVIFGEIVPQAICSRHGLAVGANTIFLTKFFMLLTFPASYPVSKLLDYLLGQEIGTVYNREKLLEMLRVTDPYNDLVKEELNIIQGALELRTKTVEDVMTPLRDCFMIPGDAILDFNTMSEIMKSGYTRIPVFEGERSNIVDQLFVKDLAFVDPDDCTPLKTITKFYSHPLHFVFNDTKLDAMLEEFKKGKSHLAIVQRVNNEGEGDPFYEVLGIVTLEDVIEEIIKSEILDETDLYTDNKTKKKITHRERKQDFSAFKPTDNEMKVKISPQLLLATLRFLATEVEPFAPVQMSERILLRLLKHPSVIQELKYDEKNKRAAEHYLFHRNKPVDYFILILQGKVEVEAGKEGMKFEAGPFSFYGMMALTASPENKSPPRPFGLNHSDSLNRSDRIDAITPTLGSSNNQLNSFLQIYVPDYSVRARSDLQYIKVTRQQYQNAVMASRMDKTPQSTDSEFTKIELTLTELHDAVANETSHLLNQQQNCVGLSRSNHSAHNEGPI
- the cnnm2b gene encoding metal transporter CNNM2 isoform X5 produces the protein MAEPLSQAPTAAKMASLNRVRALAMIFLTVTGCCVTPTSGKDGSEETVIIGLRLEDTDDISFMDRGYLRVSERSRVKLRVYGQNINNETWSKIAFTEHERSRAVGSLDSSSGDNQSQEDSSGLHPCGIRTSDIIILPNIILNRKTSGIVEIEVKPLRKTERSKAYYLCIATSTPAVAGMHDPWTENTWIYHDGDDTNVIVVEEKKFLLPFWLQVIFISMLLCLSGMFSGLNLGLMALDPMELQIVQNCGTEREKNYAKKIEPVRSQGNYLLCSLLLGNVLVNTTLTILLDDIAGSGLIAVVMSTIGIVIFGEIVPQAICSRHGLAVGANTIFLTKFFMLLTFPASYPVSKLLDYLLGQEIGTVYNREKLLEMLRVTDPYNDLVKEELNIIQGALELRTKTVEDVMTPLRDCFMIPGDAILDFNTMSEIMKSGYTRIPVFEGERSNIVDQLFVKDLAFVDPDDCTPLKTITKFYSHPLHFVFNDTKLDAMLEEFKKGKSHLAIVQRVNNEGEGDPFYEVLGIVTLEDVIEEIIKSEILDETDLYTDNKTKKKITHRERKQDFSAFKPTDNEMKVKISPQLLLATLRFLATEVEPFAPVQMSERILLRLLKHPSVIQELKYDEKNKRAAEHYLFHRNKPVDYFILILQGKVEVEAGKEGMKFEAGPFSFYGMMALTKVIPTINKSPPRPFGLNHSDSLNRSDRIDAITPTLGSSNNQLNSFLQIYVPDYSVRARSDLQYIKVTRQQYQNAVMASRMDKTPQSTDSEFTKIELTLTELHDGVETPTVVTTTASTTSTTPAVAIAVANETSHLLNQQQNCVGLSRSNHSAHNEGPI